In Salinigranum marinum, one DNA window encodes the following:
- a CDS encoding glycosyltransferase, translating into MRVLNYLELESRLDRSGIGTAADQQRAALRTTDVDVLTCPWRGDSPVAAAEYALRGRGAVREYDIAHCNLIGPGTLAVARHARRTGTPLVLHAHVTREDFAESFRGSTYVARPLGRYLRWFYSQADLVLCPSDYTKRLLESYPVDAPVRSMTNGVDLDSLAGFDSLRETYRERFQLEGMVVFAVGNVFERKGLTAFCELAQETGYEFAWFGPYDTGPHASATVRRWVENPPENVTFTGWVDDKRGAFGAGDVYLFPTKNENQGIAVLEAMACGKPCVLRRIPVFEEFYTDGHDCLMCDSRAEFRAALQRLHDDPDLRRRLGENARGTAAEHSLDRVGERLVETYEDVLDGRVRD; encoded by the coding sequence AGCAGCGGGCCGCCCTCCGGACGACGGACGTCGACGTCCTCACGTGCCCGTGGAGAGGCGATTCGCCCGTCGCCGCCGCCGAGTACGCCCTCCGCGGGCGCGGCGCCGTTCGTGAGTACGACATCGCCCACTGCAACCTCATCGGCCCGGGGACGCTCGCCGTCGCCCGCCACGCCAGGCGGACGGGGACGCCGCTGGTGCTTCACGCACACGTCACCCGCGAGGACTTCGCCGAGTCCTTTCGCGGATCGACGTACGTCGCCCGTCCTCTCGGGCGGTATCTCCGCTGGTTCTACTCGCAGGCCGACCTCGTGCTCTGTCCGAGCGACTACACGAAGCGCCTGCTGGAGTCGTACCCGGTCGACGCGCCCGTTCGGTCGATGACGAACGGCGTCGACCTCGACTCGCTCGCCGGCTTCGACTCCCTGCGGGAGACGTACCGCGAACGGTTCCAGCTGGAGGGGATGGTCGTCTTCGCCGTGGGCAACGTCTTCGAGCGGAAGGGGTTGACGGCCTTTTGCGAACTCGCCCAGGAGACCGGCTACGAGTTCGCGTGGTTCGGCCCGTACGACACGGGGCCGCACGCCTCCGCGACCGTCCGCCGGTGGGTCGAGAACCCACCCGAGAACGTGACGTTCACCGGCTGGGTCGACGACAAACGCGGCGCGTTCGGAGCCGGCGACGTCTATCTCTTCCCGACGAAGAACGAGAACCAGGGGATCGCGGTGCTGGAGGCGATGGCCTGCGGGAAGCCCTGCGTGCTGCGGCGGATCCCGGTGTTCGAGGAGTTCTACACCGACGGCCACGACTGTCTCATGTGCGACTCTCGCGCGGAGTTCCGCGCGGCGCTCCAGCGACTGCACGACGACCCTGACCTCCGCCGTCGGCTCGGCGAGAACGCCCGCGGGACGGCCGCCGAGCACTCTCTCGATCGAGTCGGCGAACGGCTCGTCGAGACGTACGAGGACGTGCTGGACGGACGGGTCCGCGACTGA